The Arabidopsis thaliana chromosome 5, partial sequence genomic interval AGAAAGGCGGCAACAAGTGTCTTTAgccaattttttcttctcttttaaaaatatttcttttttggcttttgggTGGCAAAagctgtaattttttttattttggtagaCAGAGCAAAAGCTGTAATTTGTTTGAGGTTTTGTTGCTTTAGGAACGAATAAAGTGTTAGGTGACACGTCGTCATATTCTTTTAGCAAGATTTGTTTCCACTTCACAACTAAAAATTCGTGAATatccaagaaaagaaaaacaacaacgaTTAtgtaaaaagacaaaaacttggTGGGCAAGTTCATTAATTGGGGAACAAATAATTCggaataatttatattaagaaaaatgaaaatttgggTCCGACCAAAAAACGTGGTGagaccaaaaatgaaaaaccaatTCTTCCATTAATAACAGAGGGTTTTAGGTGGAGAGAATTACCAAATTTAGGATTTTTCTCTAAAAGACCATATTTACTAAACTCTCGGCCCCTTTCCACATTCCACCTCAAGTAATTTCGAATTGAGAATGAGTTATGCGTTCACAATATAATTATGAatcatcaaagccttgagtTGACTCACTGATGATGGAGTGTGAAAAGCACAAGCTATTGACTTAAAATGTTGTTTCGTTACATTTTGCTTCTATTTGCCTTTGTGCAGTTGTTATTGTTCCTGATTAAGATGATTAGTATAAGGTTCGTGAAAAATATGCTTTACTATTAGGGAGTCAAGCAATTCATCACCAAGCTGAGAGACTATCCTCTAGTTGtgaattagaaaataattaaaggtTTGATTATATGAGTGCTGCTAGAATTTGCAGCAGTGTGAAGTgaacttggaaaaaaattACCTTCATTCGAACCAATGGGAGCTTGATCTCTTATCTGTTAACAGTATTTTTACTGGCTTTCTCTATTAGACTTGTGACCTAACAATTTTGTAGATATTAGTAGAGGCATTAATGACTTGTTAAACCTAAATAAAAAGGCGGcaggagaaaaaaatatccacATGAACTATGAGAAGAGGAAATAGTTACCACTTAAGTGTTCCAGAATTGAGGTATATCAAacgtaacaaaaaaatagttcaatcaataatcatcaaaatcgTCGGGATTGGGTTTAGGAGAGGTTAATATTGCTGCATAGAGCCTCAATTTGTCTTCTCCTAAGGACGCACATCTTGACAATGGTCTTCTCGGCCTTATGAACGACAGTGATGTCAACGTTAGCCTATGCTTGTACCTGTCATGTTgattataattaataactatTTACATAATCAAGAAATGCATATGATATATGAAGAGAACataattatgaattttaaacaaatttaaaagaaaatttccaTATGATATATTCAGGAGGAATGTGTGAAACAAGATTATTCTTCTATCCattaaacaactttttttttcttcttctataaactGATATCAATGAGTGAGATTAAAAGTCAATAAATGAGACGTACCTTCGCCAAGCTAGCTGAACCGCAACCGCGGCCCAAGTCCGCCATCCGGGAGAATAATAGCGAGCACTACGTTTGACTTTCTCGTTAACAAAAGTGTAACGAAAATGCTGCGTCACGTACTTAACGTCTTCGGCGTCGAGGCCAAACGCTTCGGTGGTCTCGAGTGTTACAagcgttgaagaagaaggcgGTAGCCTCTCCACGAAGGGTCGTCGGAGACACCACGAGAGAAGCTCGTCGCCGCTGAAATTTCCCGGACCTAACATGCAACAGCTCTTGACACCGTCTCTTAGTAACTGACTGCTTTGAAGATGACCTCTCACTACGAATAACATTCTCTGTACTGCATCTCCTTCTTTCTGAATCTGCattttcaaagatttcattACTTTGCCTTCATTGTTGACGTTAACAGTTTCTTGGATCTCACGCTAACAATCAAAGGCTTTATGATGGTTTTGAAACCggttacaattttttattttgtatatgaaGAAGCATACTTTACAAACGAATTgtaatttcagtttttaataagattttggtatatatattaatttgtttacgTCCCCTAAATTGGTTTGAAGATACTTACTGTTTCTCCTTTGGTGAAAATGAGAGACTTCACACGGTCGCATATATTCTCAAGCACCAAATCATCCATATGCTGAAACAATGGAACCTGTAGTACTCATCCACTTTAATCACCATTAACTAATTTCATCGTTATAATtaatcttccttttttctttaatcgaTAATAAATCATGACGATCAATCTGACCTGCCGGACTAAGTCTAGACAGAGGTGGTACTTGATGTCTCTCCTAAGACCTTCTGGAAGGTTCTGAACCATTTCACACTCGTCTACACCGCGCATAGCAGCCCATCTTTGCCGCTCATAGTTGCGGACTCGCTGTCTAAACCCTATTGGCAAatgtctcttcttcatccaccACTCTATGTTCCTCATTTTCAAGTGCATTGCTTGCTTCTTTGAAGTTGTAGCGTGCAGAAATACCTTcgttttagaaacaaattagaaatCTTTAACTTGATTATCAtgttatttatcaaaattatgaaaatgtaaGATCTATATACCTTGATGTTACCAATCAACATGGTAACGAGAAGAAGACCACTTGTTAGAACTATGATATTGAAGACAACCTCCGACCATTCTGTTGTGCTCTCCAAATTCCCAAATGTGCTGATTAATTATACAGATAAGAAAAGATTAtgcaaacttttcttttttacattaatcattttattggtgaaattatgtatatacacatatatgtaAATGATGAACTAAAgcataatttatttgatttgatttctttagttttgtctCATGGGGTGAATTGGTATGATCACATATAAACTCGCACCAAGCCTgattgaaaaatcaaataattatagTGATTAGGATGTGAGATACCTGAGAGTCATGAGACCCCAAAAGATAGGAAAAAGGATTTTCTCCAACCGACTCTCACTGCTCACAAGTTGAATGGTCCATTGATAAGCACCATATGTGTAATTGGTGTTAATATCTAAGCAAACAGATCGAGCTTGATGGTTTTGTGCCCAAGCAAGTCTAGCTCTGTCAAGGACCATCACGGTCGTTCCATAGTACACCGGTTCCTTACATGACAACATCCTTAAGTCGCATCCTATCGTGTTTTCACATTGTTCCTTAAGACATTTCGCTGACCTTTGAACTCCTAACAAGTACCAACACGCTCCTGCCGCCTGTAGTTCATAATTAATAGCTAGTAACACATAATTTTGGCAGATTAAtagattttggatttgtattataaatttataattgattGCATTTGTTGTACGGTTAATGATTGATTAAATTCTCGTATGATGTTAAGTCAAAGTTGATGAGTCATTgagggaaaataaaaatgaaccGTTAAATTTATAGTATTTGAAAACAAGAAGCTAATGATTGCatatttaataattacaaCTTAAGACTTTCGTAAATTAATCATACGTAAAACCAAGGCACGTTGTGTTTAGTTTCATCAAATAATTTGATTGCGACTTTGTGATGGAAAGAATCATACCTTCCTCCTAACAAATCTATTCTTATTTTGGCATTTTCTGAtgtattcttttcttttaaaagacTCCCACAGCAATGGAAAAGGTCCatgtgaaaatattttaggtaTGATATCTTAAATAATCTTACAATCAAAAccttataaaatataattatttggCACCTGAAAATCAACACTTTCTCATTGAATTAACTTTTCTAAAACTTTCCACACAAGAAATGAAGCATTAAAAGCATCTAACTAGAGTTTTTTTACAGTAGCTATTGACATAGctattgaaattttgtatttaCCAATATGTTAAGCAATACAAAACAGTTTATCAAATAACTTACATGAGCCGCGACGAAATAAGCGATCATGTTGAGTGCAATGCCCCACCAAACGGTGCCGAAGATGTAACCCGAGAGAGTAGCATTGCGGCGGAGATGGCGGATTGAGTGATATATTTTCGGTAGATATTGGAAGAGGAATGTTACAAGCAAAACTGACACCACTAAAGTCACAGAGCCTCTCTTTAGAAGAGAAGGTATCACTACCCACAACACCACCTGCTCACAATATTTATTcataacttttaattaaataattgtaacaagaaaacaaaaatgtacaaTACGAATAGATAACTGAAAACGAATGAACTGTATTATTTTTGGTCCACACACGAACATGATTAGGTCAGACTAAGTGAGAGTTCTTTCAGACcatataattatttagttataattttttttctagattactcaattttagatttgtacTAAGATTTGATTACTATGATTATGCCTTTAAACAGTAT includes:
- the CNGC4 gene encoding cyclic nucleotide-gated cation channel 4, with the protein product MATEQEFTRASRFSRDSSSVGYYSEEDNTEEEDEEEEEMEEIEEEEEEEEEEDPRIGLTCGGRRNGSSNNNKWMMLGRILDPRSKWVREWNKVFLLVCATGLFVDPLFLYTLSVSDTCMCLLVDGWLALTVTALRSMTDLLHLWNIWIQFKIARRWPYPGGDSDGDTNKGGGTRGSTRVAPPYVKKNGFFFDLFVILPLPQVVLWVVIPSLLKRGSVTLVVSVLLVTFLFQYLPKIYHSIRHLRRNATLSGYIFGTVWWGIALNMIAYFVAAHAAGACWYLLGVQRSAKCLKEQCENTIGCDLRMLSCKEPVYYGTTVMVLDRARLAWAQNHQARSVCLDINTNYTYGAYQWTIQLVSSESRLEKILFPIFWGLMTLSTFGNLESTTEWSEVVFNIIVLTSGLLLVTMLIGNIKVFLHATTSKKQAMHLKMRNIEWWMKKRHLPIGFRQRVRNYERQRWAAMRGVDECEMVQNLPEGLRRDIKYHLCLDLVRQVPLFQHMDDLVLENICDRVKSLIFTKGETIQKEGDAVQRMLFVVRGHLQSSQLLRDGVKSCCMLGPGNFSGDELLSWCLRRPFVERLPPSSSTLVTLETTEAFGLDAEDVKYVTQHFRYTFVNEKVKRSARYYSPGWRTWAAVAVQLAWRRYKHRLTLTSLSFIRPRRPLSRCASLGEDKLRLYAAILTSPKPNPDDFDDY
- the CNGC4 gene encoding cyclic nucleotide-gated cation channel 4 (cyclic nucleotide-gated cation channel 4 (CNGC4); FUNCTIONS IN: cation transmembrane transporter activity, cyclic nucleotide binding, calmodulin binding, cation channel activity; INVOLVED IN: plant-type hypersensitive response; LOCATED IN: membrane; EXPRESSED IN: 20 plant structures; EXPRESSED DURING: 13 growth stages; CONTAINS InterPro DOMAIN/s: Cyclic nucleotide-binding (InterPro:IPR000595), Cyclic nucleotide-binding-like (InterPro:IPR018490), RmlC-like jelly roll fold (InterPro:IPR014710); BEST Arabidopsis thaliana protein match is: Cyclic nucleotide-regulated ion channel family protein (TAIR:AT5G15410.1).), which gives rise to MATEQEFTRASRFSRDSSSVGYYSEEDNTEEEDEEEEEMEEIEEEEEEEEEEDPRIGLTCGGRRNGSSNNNKWMMLGRILDPRSKWVREWNKVFLLVCATGLFVDPLFLYTLSVSDTCMCLLVDGWLALTVTALRSMTDLLHLWNIWIQFKIARRWPYPGGDSDGDTNKGGGTRGSTRVAPPYVKKNGFFFDLFVILPLPQVVLWVVIPSLLKRGSVTLVVSVLLVTFLFQYLPKIYHSIRHLRRNATLSGYIFGTVWWGIALNMIAYFVAAHAAGACWYLLGVQRSAKCLKEQCENTIGCDLRMLSCKEPVYYGTTVMVLDRARLAWAQNHQARSVCLDINTNYTYGAYQWTIQLVSSESRLEKILFPIFWGLMTLSTFGNLESTTEWSEVVFNIIVLTSGLLLVTMLIGNIKVFLHATTSKKQAMHLKMRNIEWWMKKRHLPIGFRQRVRNYERQRWAAMRGVDECEMVQNLPEGLRRDIKYHLCLDLVRQHMDDLVLENICDRVKSLIFTKGETIQKEGDAVQRMLFVVRGHLQSSQLLRDGVKSCCMLGPGNFSGDELLSWCLRRPFVERLPPSSSTLVTLETTEAFGLDAEDVKYVTQHFRYTFVNEKVKRSARYYSPGWRTWAAVAVQLAWRRYKHRLTLTSLSFIRPRRPLSRCASLGEDKLRLYAAILTSPKPNPDDFDDY